In Mixta intestinalis, the following are encoded in one genomic region:
- a CDS encoding DUF4123 domain-containing protein produces MQPHYLENPLPLGQHDFAIIDRMQHPDIDKSWPVLEMVSPMLQPQAPLYPWLLPLKEMKADGWQTLMQQLGQATSSDVPPLCKLVFRSDSSAQEIRSSLIKAMLFTDERHQNYIIRYYDPRVLIHFFWMFTWKELMAFLPVNQITHWTLWIEGQWHSLEYRSSQSGSADAESGNTPPFSRLQNIGLINCVLNEMEIGSNIQERQRCSQEIENLLNQGRGLGLEHDDDLIIFTCSALTRSPDFWRAPVIQNLLKYANNKPGIFFRTVRNLSDIQWQEIVIQSGR; encoded by the coding sequence ATGCAACCACACTACCTGGAAAATCCGCTGCCATTAGGCCAGCATGATTTTGCCATTATTGACAGAATGCAGCATCCGGATATTGATAAATCGTGGCCGGTGCTGGAAATGGTTTCACCCATGCTGCAACCTCAGGCTCCGCTCTATCCGTGGTTGCTGCCGCTAAAAGAGATGAAGGCGGATGGTTGGCAAACGTTGATGCAGCAGCTGGGTCAGGCGACGTCTTCAGACGTACCTCCGCTATGTAAGTTAGTGTTTCGAAGCGACAGCTCTGCGCAAGAGATTCGCAGTTCGCTGATTAAAGCCATGCTTTTTACTGATGAAAGGCATCAAAACTATATCATTCGTTACTATGATCCGCGCGTGTTAATTCACTTTTTCTGGATGTTTACATGGAAAGAGTTAATGGCTTTCCTTCCTGTTAATCAAATCACACACTGGACTCTGTGGATTGAAGGACAATGGCATAGCTTAGAGTATCGTTCCTCGCAAAGCGGTTCTGCTGACGCAGAAAGCGGCAATACTCCGCCATTTTCCCGGTTGCAAAATATTGGTTTGATAAACTGCGTACTAAATGAAATGGAAATTGGTAGTAATATTCAGGAGCGCCAGCGATGCAGTCAGGAGATTGAAAATTTATTAAATCAGGGAAGAGGTTTGGGGCTTGAGCACGACGATGATTTAATTATTTTCACCTGTAGTGCCTTAACTCGTTCACCTGATTTTTGGCGCGCTCCTGTAATCCAGAATTTGCTAAAATATGCAAACAATAAGCCGGGAATATTTTTCCGAACAGTAAGAAACCTGAGTGATATTCAATGGCAGGAGATCGTTATTCAGTCAGGGCGTTGA
- a CDS encoding type VI secretion system Vgr family protein, which produces MSTNPTSIRFSHSHHLLAVRDCHTILDVLAFEGEERLSQPFRYRIEFTSPDHAISRDTMLMKPASLTLQAPVAQGFGLKIQQPVRVMQGVVTGFERLSTSRDETRYALTLQPRLALLDRSHQNAIYQDMSVPQIVEKILRERHGLRGQDFLFSLSQTYPRREQVMQYGEDDLHFITRLLGEVGIWFRFTTDTRLNIDVVEFSDSRQGHEAAITLPSVPPSGQHDEGVESVWGMESRHRVVEKQVSTRDYNYRQATAEMNAQADVSRSDVTTYGEAYHYADNYLTAGNAAERYPQPETGAFYARLRHERYLNDQTRLKGITSCATLTPGQLLQVSGGKEVTEVFTKGVVITHMHSHARRDRSFEIHFDAIPDSTDYSFRPAPGERPVMAGTLPARVTSTTENDTYGHIDKDGRYRVNMLFDRDIWETGFESLWVRQARPYAGDTYGLHLPLLAGTEVAIGFEDGNPDRPYIAGVLHDSAHPDHVTIRNYKRNVLRTPSNNKIRLDDSRGQEHIKISTEYGGKSQLNLGHLVDSERQQRGEGAEIRTDDWIAVRGGKGLLLTTQAQPKAMAQQLSMDEIKRQLADALALAQSLSDVLITAKIDGLDENSQQQFLQQSVDQLQEPVIVAGAPGGIALSTPQHIQLSANHNQIFTAGGNTEVSALKRMVLAAKKGFVAFVHELGMKLVAAKGMVEIQAQSDGMDIIAAKALSVTSTDDEIIISAKKKITLQCGGSFLTIDPTKIENGTGGEFNVKSADFNYAGPAMQQAPFPKFTACENAASEALIQGSATVPLK; this is translated from the coding sequence AGCGCAGGGATTCGGCCTGAAAATCCAGCAGCCGGTACGTGTCATGCAGGGCGTGGTTACCGGATTTGAGCGCCTCAGCACCTCACGGGATGAAACCCGCTACGCGCTGACGTTACAGCCACGTCTGGCGCTGCTCGATCGATCCCATCAGAACGCGATTTATCAGGATATGTCGGTACCGCAGATTGTGGAAAAAATCCTGCGCGAGCGTCACGGCCTGCGCGGCCAGGATTTTCTCTTTTCGCTGAGTCAGACATACCCGCGTCGTGAGCAGGTGATGCAGTACGGCGAAGACGATTTGCACTTTATTACTCGCCTGCTGGGCGAGGTGGGCATCTGGTTTCGTTTCACCACCGATACGCGCCTCAACATCGACGTTGTAGAGTTCAGCGACAGTCGGCAGGGCCACGAAGCGGCGATAACTCTGCCTTCGGTGCCGCCTTCCGGGCAGCACGACGAGGGAGTGGAATCGGTATGGGGCATGGAGAGCCGCCACCGCGTGGTAGAGAAACAGGTCAGCACCCGCGACTATAACTATCGCCAGGCGACGGCGGAGATGAATGCGCAGGCTGATGTCTCCCGCAGCGATGTCACCACCTATGGCGAAGCCTATCACTACGCCGACAATTACCTGACGGCAGGCAATGCCGCTGAGCGCTATCCGCAGCCGGAAACGGGTGCATTCTATGCTCGTTTGCGCCATGAGCGTTACCTGAACGACCAAACGCGGCTTAAAGGAATAACCAGCTGTGCAACGCTGACGCCGGGCCAGCTATTACAGGTCAGCGGCGGAAAAGAGGTCACGGAGGTTTTCACGAAGGGCGTGGTGATTACGCATATGCACAGCCATGCGCGACGCGACAGAAGTTTCGAAATCCATTTTGACGCCATCCCGGACAGCACCGATTACAGCTTCCGCCCCGCGCCGGGCGAGCGCCCGGTAATGGCGGGTACGCTACCGGCACGCGTTACCAGCACCACTGAAAACGATACCTACGGGCATATCGATAAAGACGGACGTTATCGCGTCAATATGCTGTTCGATCGCGACATCTGGGAAACCGGCTTCGAAAGCCTGTGGGTGCGCCAGGCGCGCCCCTATGCTGGCGACACTTACGGCCTGCATTTGCCGCTGCTGGCGGGCACCGAGGTAGCGATAGGCTTTGAGGATGGCAACCCGGATCGTCCCTATATTGCCGGCGTGCTGCATGATTCGGCCCACCCGGATCACGTCACTATCCGTAACTACAAGCGCAACGTACTGCGCACGCCGAGTAATAACAAAATTCGTCTGGACGACAGCCGCGGCCAGGAGCATATCAAAATCTCCACGGAGTATGGTGGCAAAAGCCAGCTGAACCTCGGCCACCTGGTGGACAGCGAGCGGCAGCAGCGGGGCGAGGGGGCCGAAATCCGCACTGATGACTGGATCGCCGTTCGCGGCGGTAAAGGTTTACTGCTGACAACGCAGGCCCAGCCGAAAGCGATGGCGCAGCAGTTGAGTATGGATGAAATTAAGCGTCAGCTCGCTGATGCATTAGCGCTGGCGCAGTCGCTGTCTGATGTCCTGATAACGGCAAAAATTGATGGATTGGATGAGAACAGTCAACAACAGTTTTTGCAGCAAAGCGTAGACCAGCTTCAAGAGCCGGTTATCGTTGCCGGAGCGCCCGGAGGTATAGCACTGTCCACGCCTCAGCATATTCAGCTGAGCGCAAACCATAACCAAATATTTACTGCTGGTGGTAATACAGAGGTCAGTGCGCTCAAGCGCATGGTTCTGGCGGCTAAAAAAGGCTTTGTTGCATTTGTGCATGAATTAGGCATGAAACTGGTAGCAGCTAAAGGAATGGTTGAAATTCAGGCACAGAGTGATGGTATGGATATCATTGCTGCCAAAGCGCTTTCTGTTACCAGTACCGATGATGAAATTATCATTTCAGCTAAGAAGAAAATTACGCTGCAATGCGGTGGCTCTTTTCTGACAATTGACCCGACAAAAATAGAGAACGGCACCGGTGGTGAGTTTAACGTGAAGAGCGCTGACTTTAATTACGCTGGTCCTGCAATGCAGCAGGCTCCGTTCCCTAAATTTACCGCCTGTGAAAATGCAGCATCTGAAGCGCTTATTCAGGGCAGTGCTACCGTACCGTTGAAGTGA